Genomic segment of Sodaliphilus pleomorphus:
TTGTACTACAAAAAGTGCCTCTTTTTGTTTTTATCATTATTAATGACAGCATCAAGTCAACATATCGAGAAATGGAATGAATGCCTTGCAATCATCAAGGACAATCTGCCCGTAGAGCAGTATAATGCTTGGTTTGCCCCCATTACTGCTTTGAAGTTTGACGACGGCAAGCTTGTTTTGCACGCACCCACGCAATACTTTGTTGAGCAAATTGAGTCAAGGTACCTCAACTTGCTCAAAGCTGTGATAATGCGTGTTTTTGGTAAGGTCAAGCTTTACTACAACTACGATGTTGTGAGCCACGAGCAGTCGGTGACCGAGGAAAACGATAACTCGAGCACGGTCATCAACAACCGCTACTTGTCGCAGTCGCGCCAGCCAGGCAACCCCTTTGAGCCTGTGCAGTATGCCGACGTTGACCCGCAGCTCAATCCTCGCAACACCTTTGAGAACTATTGCGACAGCAATAGCAACAAACTTGCAGTGAGCATTGGCATGGCTATAGCTACCGACCCCAATTGCAAGACATTTAACCCCTTGTTCATTTTCGGCCCAACGGGCGTGGGCAAGACCCATCTCATTCAAGCCATAGGCATCAAGATAAAAGAGAACAACCCGCGCGCGCGCGTCCTTTACCTCACGGCTCGCATTTTTGAAAGTCAGTACACAACTGCTGTGCGCGACAACAAGGTGAACGACTTCATCAACTTTTATCAAAGCATGGATGTGCTTATTCTTGACGACATACAGGAGTTTGCCGGCAAGCAAAAGACACAAAACACATTCTACCACATTTTCAACCAGCTTCACAGCCATGGCAAGCAGTTGATACTCTCAAGCGACTGCCGCCCCAGTGAGCTCGACGGCATGGTGCCACGCCTCATATCGCGTTTCAAGTGGGGCATGACTGTCGAATTGTCTAAGCCCGACTACGCGCTGCGTCGCAACGTACTGGAGCTCAAGGCATCGCAAGATGGACTTGTAATACCCGCCGAGGTGCTCGACTACATTGCAAGCAACGTTACCGACAGCATACGTGAGCTTGAGGGCATTGTGGTCTCACTCCTGGCCCATGCCACGATGCTCAACCAAGACATCAACATCGACCTGGCACGGTCGGTGATATCCAACTCGGTGAAAATCAATAAGCGCCAAGTTACGTTTGATATGATTGCCGAGACGGTAGCCAAACATTACAACATCGACTCGTCGCTCATCTATGGCAAAACCCGCAAGCGTGAGATATCTGATGCCAGGCAACTCGTGATGTACTTTGCACGCAAGGAGACCCAGCTGTCGTCAACCAACATTGGCATGCGGCTCGACCGTAACCATGCAACTGTGCTTCATGCCATCAAGCAAATTGAGCAAAGGCTGTCGGTAGAAAAGTCTTTCAGAGAGGAAGTTGAAAAAATCGAGGCTGAATTGAAGAAATAAATCATTCTCATATTTTTCACGCGACGGGCTTACTGGCAAATATCAAAAGTGAGCCCGTTTTCATGTGATTGATGATAAACAGCAATAAGCCGCCAGTCGTGATATCGACTGACGGCTTGTTTAGGAGTGTAATATGCTACTTGACTTATTTCACGACCTTGGTTGTCGTGTGGCTGCCATCGGTGTAATTGGTCACAACGATGTTTACGCCCTGGAAGGGCTCGGCGCTTTCTTGACCGCTCACGTTGTAGTAGCGCACGCTACTCACCGTCTTGGCAGCAGTCAAGTCGTTAACGCCCGTCGAGAGGGTAACCTTGAAGTTGAAGGCACTGCGTGCTGCCACCTCGCAGTCGTTGTTGTCGCGCGGGAGCTGGACTTCAACCAAAGTCTCCTTGCCGTTGTCGCAAGCATAGAGATTGTTGGCGCAGTCAAATGCTATATCGTTGAAGCCACGCAACTTTGTAGTTGTGATTGTATACAGCTCGGTAAGGGTGGGATTGGCCAGTGCTGCTGCCTGTTGTGCTGTGCTGCTTGTGCCTGCAGCCACCTTGTAGATGCCAAGCTTGTTGTTGCCTTTCGGTATAGCAAGCAGGCTGTAGTCGGTGTTGTAGGCAATGCCGCCGCCACGCACCACAGTCTTGATGTCGCTATAGTCCTCGGTCCAGTTGCCGTCGGCTCCACGGCTCACGTGCTTTAGCGCCGGCTGGGCATCGGTTGGTTCGCCGCGATATTGGGCATACCATATGCCGTTGCCGTCTTGGTCGTAGGCCAGTGATACCGACTGGGCCGAGATGGTGTACTGGCCGTCGAGCGGCATCACCATTGTGCTGGCCGAGATGGGGTCGCTCCAGCTTGTGGCTGTGCCCAGAGCATACTCGTTGCAGCTATAGTTCTCATAAGAGTATGACATGCCGTATTTCGACGACAGGTTTACAATCTTCAAGTCTTTTCCGCTGCCCACTATGTCGAAGGCTGCACTTGCGATTGCCACAGTTTTGCCCTCGGCGTTGGTCACGATACCCGTTGTGTCGGCTGCCAGAGTGCCATTGAAGATGGGAGTCCACTTGCTGAGGTCGTTGGGATCGAGCTCGTAGATGGGGTTGTTCACGCAGTCGAGCATGCCCACAAACACGCGGCCGTCTTTGCTTATTCTCACTTTCTTTACATGGAATGCTGTCGATTGAGCGCCCTTGGGATATTTGAAGTTTGCCATCGAAAGGCCGCCGTCGTAGCGTGCCACGAAGTTCAACTGCGGGTCAAACTCGAAGAGCCCGATGCCGCCATGCTGCTGAGAGAAATAAGTAGAGGGGGCCGAGGCTTGGCTCTCGCCGCACAGCACGCGGCCGAAGTGAGCACTCTCGGGATTGTTGTCGATGGCGATGCCATAGGGCGACCAGAACTGGATGGCCTTGTCCATTTCGACAGGTGACGTGATTGCAGCGCCTGTAGCTGTTATGCTCCAGGTGTAGGCGCCGTTTTTCAGGTCGCTCACTGCAACATCGGCAGTGTGCGTGCCTGCCGTCAATGCCTCGGCAGCTGTCAACTCCACAGTTTTTACAGGGGTGGTTGCACCGTCTTTATAGAAATTGATGGCAACTTTGGTTGCAGCGGCATTGAGCGTGTAGCTTATGGGCAGAGCTTCGGCGTAGCCTTCGACAAATTGATTGCCCTCGGGGAGGATGGCCGAGATGCCGTAGGCAAATGGATTCTGTGCACTGGCAGTGAGTGCTGCCATACACAGGCAGGTTAGTAAGATTTTCTTCATCGTTTATTTGTTTTAAGTAGTTAAATATATAAAAGGCTTCATGTTTGACGTGTCTTAAAGGTAGAGAGGAATTGCAGGGTGCATTCCTATTTAAGGAAGCAAATTGACAAAGGGCCTCGGCAGCTGTTTAAACCGAGGCCCTTTTACGTCTAAATTAATGCTCAGGTCATTTTATTTCATCACCTTGGTTGCAGTGTGACTGCCATCGGTGTAGTTGGTCACAACGATGTTCATGCCTTGGAACGGTTCGGCACTTTGCATGCCCAGAGTGTTCACATAGGTCACGTTCTTCACAGTCTTGGCTGCGGTCACATTGTTTACACCCGTGCTTTGGGGAGTAGTAAACTTGTAGGTGCGCAGGCCACCGCCAGGATAGACTTGATAAATAGTCTGGGTGCTGGGGTCAACTGTCAGCCAGTCGGCCTGGAAACCATTAGCATTGGCTGTTGCCACTGCGTCAACTTGTATCACAGGAGCCTCGCCAGCGCTGATGGTGCCATCGTCGTTGAAGGTAATCTCGGCCACTGCAAAACCGTCAAAATAGTTGGTAGGAGTGGGATATGCAATGTAGTTCTTGCCTTCGTACACAAATGGATAAGCGCCATTGCAAGCACCCTTGTTGGGCAGGGTAATAGGAGTAACCTTGAAGTTCTCACCATCCATCACCATGTCGCATGGAGTGGCGCTGCGCGACACATAGAGATAGTGCATGTCTTCGCTGCCTACAGGCTTCCAGGGCATGACAACAGTAGAGGTGCTTGGAGTTGTTCCTGCAGCAATTGCCTGATAAGAATTGTCGACATCGAGCTCGTCATCAGCAACTCGCATTATGCCTACGCCTGTGTTGGTAGCTCCCACAAGATAGAGTGAACCATCGGTGAGCATGTTGCCTTCGGCGCAGCCCAAGAAGTCGCAACGACCCTTAACAATAGATTCGGTAGGCAAGTTGTAATTTTTCACCGTTTTGCCATCGGCGCTCACAACCTTGATTTGTACGGTGTCGGTGCGGTATTCATTGGGGAACGTGCAAAGACTGATGACAATATTGCCCGCTTCGTCATAGGAAACACCAGTGGCTTTGCCCGATGGAATCGTTTTCACGAGCTTGCCCGTGAGGTCATACACTTGAAGCTCTTGTTTTGCCTTGTTTTGGATATAGAACTGGTTGTTAAGGCCAAAGCCTTGACGGCATTCAAGACTTGGCAACTCTGCAGGCCAAGCCACATCGGTAGCCTTGGTGATGGTGTAACCATCGGCTGTAGTATCGGCCAAGGCACTGGTAAACATTGCTGCACAAGCAGCTAAAAGTAAAACTTTCTTCATAATAATTTTTAGTTTAAGTTAAATTAAAAGATTAATATCTTATTATAT
This window contains:
- the dnaA gene encoding chromosomal replication initiator protein DnaA; translated protein: MTASSQHIEKWNECLAIIKDNLPVEQYNAWFAPITALKFDDGKLVLHAPTQYFVEQIESRYLNLLKAVIMRVFGKVKLYYNYDVVSHEQSVTEENDNSSTVINNRYLSQSRQPGNPFEPVQYADVDPQLNPRNTFENYCDSNSNKLAVSIGMAIATDPNCKTFNPLFIFGPTGVGKTHLIQAIGIKIKENNPRARVLYLTARIFESQYTTAVRDNKVNDFINFYQSMDVLILDDIQEFAGKQKTQNTFYHIFNQLHSHGKQLILSSDCRPSELDGMVPRLISRFKWGMTVELSKPDYALRRNVLELKASQDGLVIPAEVLDYIASNVTDSIRELEGIVVSLLAHATMLNQDINIDLARSVISNSVKINKRQVTFDMIAETVAKHYNIDSSLIYGKTRKREISDARQLVMYFARKETQLSSTNIGMRLDRNHATVLHAIKQIEQRLSVEKSFREEVEKIEAELKK